One window of the Pseudomonas sihuiensis genome contains the following:
- a CDS encoding phage virion morphogenesis protein: protein MAGATLEFDAVAALAVVNEAAAALADPAPMLRDIGEYLLIAHDQRFASQASPDGTPWQALSPAYLKRKKKNRDKILVLDGFLKNTLRYQVNNNELLFGTNRIYGAMMHFGGSIDIAARSQQAYFRQDGKTGDVGNQFVSKRKSNFAQWVTIGAYTIQIPARPWLGISDDDNYAIAGIATRYLMPNSA from the coding sequence ATGGCCGGCGCTACGCTTGAGTTCGATGCGGTTGCCGCACTGGCGGTGGTCAATGAGGCTGCCGCCGCGCTGGCCGACCCGGCGCCGATGCTGCGCGATATCGGCGAGTACCTGCTGATCGCCCACGACCAGCGCTTCGCCAGCCAGGCCTCGCCAGACGGCACGCCCTGGCAGGCGCTGTCGCCGGCCTACCTCAAGCGCAAGAAGAAGAACCGCGACAAGATCCTGGTGCTTGATGGCTTCCTGAAGAACACCCTGCGTTACCAGGTGAACAACAACGAGCTGCTGTTTGGCACCAACCGCATCTATGGCGCCATGATGCACTTCGGCGGCAGTATCGATATCGCCGCCCGCAGCCAGCAGGCCTACTTCCGCCAGGACGGCAAGACGGGCGACGTGGGCAACCAGTTCGTCAGCAAGCGCAAATCCAACTTCGCCCAGTGGGTCACCATTGGTGCCTACACCATCCAGATCCCGGCGCGCCCCTGGCTGGGTATCAGCGATGACGACAACTACGCGATCGCCGGCATCGCCACCCGTTATCTGATGCCAAATTCCGCATAA
- a CDS encoding phage tail length tape measure family protein, with protein MNNRGDIEFALRLKTDLEQGQRELQGLAQTVEGVGAGAATSSAELNHLGETADQAAARLRGIAEAAVQQKVAADAAAASMMESANATRLAGANWQENAAAQNESMRAYHAAERAAQEKAQADLRAAEAAAQAAAATEKEAQELQQLLGKIDPVIRKLDELDNMEQQLRRARASGQIDLDTFDDFNAKLQTQRQLLGGTTDQMRVAGITAGQYQQAMRQLPMQITDITTSLASGMPIWLVAVQQGGQIRDSFGGWANAGRALVSTINPLTLAIASVTAAIGATVIAAVQGAAETYEYEKAIALTGNSAGVSADQLAAMARQIDAVSGTQRQAAAALAEVTAAGKFTADQIQLIATTAVVMENSIGRAVSTTVDEFKKLAEEPAEASAKLNEQYNYLTLAVYEQIAALEAQGDQAGAAQVAMEALAEAMQSRAADIAGNLGLVESAWQAVKNVAAEAWDAMLDIGRADTLEDKLAEVARQRQTAMFGVRGDRVGGGIDPALEARLAAEEEGLREQIRLRDEQAKQTAEAAEAEREAIATSQERTKAADAFVKGAEAQLQSLQNLTSVERAQRVMQEQNIEATSELGKRMLEAAEATDKQREANQAEADAKRAATEEQRKATAALREQERAAQAALRATEQSVRQQLSYVQGLEDQAAKIGLTAAEVRQYELAEKGLTGAMRARADAALALIDAAEAQRQADANARTNVGLEAEFLRAAGRETDAALLEIRTKFAGMRTEFEKAGNEAGLAWLDKLIPVAEAKVRVDDVQREMDRIRAEQQRQEQSVNVQQDAGLITELQARERILEIHRETYAQLEQIRPVLAELAAQPGAVGEAASQALYALDAQAQRLMATTTLLQETLRTGIEGGLTSALSGLARGTMDLRDAVTALGQSVADALAQMAAKNLAEGLTNSVMGMFGSGADAAPETAAATATATAITTASTAGATAMGTGITAGGTTAATAMAGAITTAGTTAAAAMAQAIIGASAASSTSDAISGVASVAAVAASTGGHITGPGTTTSDSIPAWLSNYEFVTRAAVVQQPGALAFLHDFNARGMAAVNDYRVRHSTGGLAGVPAPALPSPGLANTRLAEPAKESGTTLKNSQNFYLIDDPQRIGDVMSGPVGNEAIAVAISREPGKFRQILGLNN; from the coding sequence ATGAACAATCGCGGTGATATCGAGTTTGCTCTGCGCCTCAAGACTGACCTGGAACAAGGCCAGCGCGAGCTGCAGGGGCTTGCTCAGACCGTCGAGGGGGTCGGCGCGGGCGCAGCAACATCAAGCGCTGAACTCAATCACCTGGGCGAGACTGCAGATCAGGCAGCCGCGCGCCTGCGTGGCATCGCCGAGGCGGCGGTACAGCAAAAGGTCGCCGCCGACGCTGCTGCGGCCAGCATGATGGAAAGCGCCAACGCCACGCGCCTGGCGGGCGCAAACTGGCAGGAAAACGCAGCGGCTCAGAACGAGTCGATGCGCGCCTACCACGCCGCCGAGCGCGCCGCCCAGGAGAAGGCCCAGGCCGATCTGCGAGCTGCCGAGGCCGCCGCTCAGGCCGCAGCGGCTACCGAGAAAGAAGCCCAGGAGCTGCAGCAGCTGCTCGGCAAGATCGATCCGGTTATCCGCAAGCTCGACGAGCTGGACAACATGGAGCAGCAACTACGCCGCGCTCGTGCCTCCGGCCAGATCGATCTGGACACCTTCGACGACTTCAACGCCAAGCTGCAGACGCAACGTCAGCTCCTGGGCGGTACCACTGATCAAATGCGCGTTGCCGGCATCACGGCTGGGCAGTACCAGCAGGCCATGCGGCAGCTGCCGATGCAGATCACCGACATCACCACCAGTCTGGCCAGCGGCATGCCGATCTGGCTGGTGGCCGTGCAGCAAGGTGGCCAGATCCGCGACAGCTTCGGCGGGTGGGCCAACGCCGGCCGGGCCCTGGTCAGCACCATCAATCCGCTGACGCTGGCCATCGCCAGTGTCACGGCGGCGATTGGTGCGACGGTGATCGCGGCCGTTCAGGGCGCGGCCGAGACTTACGAGTATGAAAAGGCCATTGCCCTGACGGGAAATTCGGCAGGCGTCTCGGCTGACCAGTTGGCGGCAATGGCCCGCCAGATTGATGCGGTCTCCGGTACCCAGCGCCAAGCTGCAGCAGCGCTGGCTGAAGTAACTGCTGCAGGTAAGTTCACCGCCGACCAGATCCAGCTCATCGCGACTACTGCTGTGGTGATGGAGAACAGCATCGGCCGCGCTGTCAGCACCACGGTCGACGAGTTCAAGAAGCTGGCCGAGGAGCCGGCCGAGGCATCCGCCAAGCTCAACGAGCAGTACAACTACCTGACGTTGGCGGTGTACGAGCAGATCGCTGCGCTGGAAGCCCAGGGCGATCAGGCTGGTGCGGCACAGGTAGCGATGGAGGCCCTGGCCGAAGCCATGCAGAGTCGGGCTGCCGATATCGCTGGCAACCTGGGGCTGGTGGAATCTGCCTGGCAGGCGGTCAAGAATGTGGCCGCAGAAGCCTGGGATGCGATGCTCGACATTGGCCGAGCTGACACCTTGGAAGACAAACTCGCCGAGGTGGCGCGTCAACGGCAGACCGCTATGTTCGGCGTGCGTGGAGACCGAGTCGGCGGTGGCATCGATCCGGCGCTGGAAGCGCGCCTGGCTGCCGAGGAAGAAGGCCTGCGCGAGCAGATTCGCCTGCGTGACGAGCAGGCGAAACAGACGGCAGAGGCGGCAGAGGCCGAGCGCGAGGCCATCGCAACCTCCCAGGAGCGCACCAAGGCTGCCGACGCCTTCGTCAAAGGTGCCGAGGCTCAGCTGCAGAGCCTGCAGAACCTGACCAGCGTTGAGCGCGCCCAGCGGGTGATGCAGGAACAGAACATCGAGGCCACCAGTGAACTGGGCAAGCGCATGCTGGAGGCGGCTGAAGCCACCGATAAGCAGCGCGAGGCCAACCAGGCCGAAGCCGATGCCAAACGTGCAGCCACCGAAGAGCAGCGCAAGGCCACTGCCGCCCTGCGCGAGCAAGAACGCGCCGCCCAGGCCGCGCTGCGTGCAACCGAGCAGAGCGTTCGCCAGCAGCTGAGTTACGTGCAGGGCCTGGAGGATCAGGCCGCCAAGATCGGCCTGACCGCTGCCGAAGTGCGCCAGTACGAGCTGGCCGAGAAAGGCCTGACCGGCGCCATGCGTGCGCGGGCCGATGCTGCGCTGGCTCTGATCGATGCCGCCGAGGCACAGCGCCAGGCCGACGCCAACGCCCGCACCAATGTCGGCCTTGAGGCTGAGTTCCTGCGTGCTGCAGGGCGCGAGACAGATGCCGCGCTGCTGGAGATCCGCACCAAGTTTGCCGGCATGCGTACCGAGTTCGAGAAGGCAGGCAACGAAGCCGGCCTAGCGTGGCTGGACAAGCTGATCCCGGTGGCTGAAGCCAAGGTGCGCGTCGATGACGTGCAGCGCGAGATGGACCGCATCCGGGCCGAGCAGCAGCGCCAGGAGCAGTCGGTCAACGTGCAGCAGGATGCTGGCCTGATCACCGAGCTGCAGGCGCGCGAGCGCATCCTGGAGATCCACCGCGAGACTTACGCCCAACTGGAGCAGATCCGCCCGGTGCTGGCCGAGCTTGCTGCGCAACCTGGTGCAGTCGGCGAGGCGGCCTCCCAGGCTCTGTACGCACTCGACGCTCAAGCCCAGCGCCTGATGGCCACCACCACGCTCCTGCAGGAGACCCTGCGCACCGGCATCGAGGGCGGCCTGACCTCGGCGCTTTCTGGACTGGCCCGCGGCACCATGGATCTGCGCGATGCCGTCACCGCCCTGGGCCAGAGCGTAGCCGATGCCCTGGCGCAGATGGCCGCCAAGAACCTGGCTGAAGGGCTGACCAACAGTGTGATGGGCATGTTCGGCAGTGGTGCTGATGCAGCGCCTGAGACGGCCGCTGCTACGGCAACGGCAACGGCCATCACCACGGCATCGACCGCCGGCGCCACGGCAATGGGTACAGGGATCACGGCTGGTGGCACGACAGCGGCAACTGCTATGGCAGGCGCAATCACAACTGCGGGCACAACGGCAGCCGCAGCGATGGCGCAGGCGATCATTGGTGCATCAGCGGCAAGCTCGACCAGCGATGCGATTTCAGGAGTCGCCTCTGTCGCTGCTGTGGCAGCGTCGACTGGTGGCCATATCACCGGCCCTGGTACCACCACCAGCGACAGCATTCCAGCCTGGCTCTCCAACTACGAGTTCGTCACCCGTGCCGCCGTCGTGCAGCAGCCCGGAGCGCTCGCCTTCCTGCACGACTTCAACGCCCGCGGTATGGCTGCTGTGAATGACTACCGCGTGCGCCACTCGACTGGCGGCCTAGCCGGCGTGCCGGCACCGGCCTTGCCGTCGCCTGGGCTGGCAAACACCCGCCTGGCTGAGCCGGCAAAGGAGTCGGGTACCACGCTCAAGAACAGCCAGAACTTCTATCTGATCGACGATCCGCAGCGGATCGGCGACGTGATGTCCGGCCCGGTCGGCAACGAAGCGATCGCCGTTGCCATCTCCCGTGAGCCCGGCAAGTTCCGCCAAATACTAGGACTGAACAACTGA
- a CDS encoding BRO-N domain-containing protein, whose protein sequence is MTALTFRDTRLDVIDRNGQRWLTAEQIGLALGYAPDNARKGVIKLFNTHSDEFTEADTFVAVLATNSRGNPNTRLFSSSGCILLGFFANTARAKEFRVWAKQVLAARPATAAPARGPSGRVLITRAMERQVLELFVAGWRQRAIAAEVGLSAAAINLLLHAKYQFSPAAGEPQCSPELLAAVAVKHLQNEQARLIEQQQRLAQRFCNSAHNQPLADQLDRIGRHLQQAAAVVLLPLSSKDGEQ, encoded by the coding sequence ATGACCGCTCTTACCTTCCGCGACACCCGCCTCGACGTGATCGACCGCAACGGCCAGCGCTGGCTGACTGCTGAGCAGATCGGCTTGGCCCTTGGCTACGCGCCAGACAACGCCCGCAAGGGCGTCATCAAGCTCTTCAATACGCATAGCGACGAGTTCACCGAGGCGGATACATTCGTCGCCGTTTTGGCGACGAATTCCCGAGGCAATCCAAACACCCGTCTTTTCTCCTCCAGCGGCTGCATCCTGCTCGGCTTCTTCGCCAACACCGCCCGCGCCAAGGAGTTCCGCGTGTGGGCCAAGCAGGTACTGGCCGCCCGGCCGGCAACCGCCGCCCCGGCACGCGGCCCGTCCGGTCGGGTGCTGATCACCCGTGCCATGGAACGCCAGGTGCTGGAGCTGTTCGTCGCCGGCTGGCGGCAGCGGGCCATTGCCGCTGAGGTGGGGCTATCCGCTGCCGCCATCAACCTGCTGCTGCATGCCAAGTATCAGTTTTCCCCGGCGGCTGGCGAGCCACAGTGCAGCCCCGAGCTGCTCGCCGCTGTGGCGGTTAAGCACCTGCAGAACGAGCAGGCGCGGCTGATCGAGCAGCAACAGCGGTTGGCCCAGCGCTTCTGCAACTCGGCGCACAACCAGCCGCTGGCCGACCAGCTCGACCGCATTGGCCGGCACCTGCAACAGGCCGCCGCCGTCGTCCTGCTGCCGCTGAGCAGCAAGGATGGTGAGCAATGA
- a CDS encoding phage tail terminator protein, with protein MNFAPLDTTLVENRLRDQVQDFGEVNGAAAYHTLKGLQDFRTGDCWVVLAAETNPAADGPQPKRKAAAGAVFGVVICARNYRDLHADAAKDEVMIFAGKAREALIGWAPAGWKDCIWLKGQVLDSDSDRVLWIDIYTTTHVLGGNP; from the coding sequence ATGAACTTCGCGCCCCTGGATACCACGCTCGTCGAGAACCGCCTGCGCGACCAGGTGCAGGACTTCGGCGAGGTCAACGGCGCCGCCGCGTATCACACGCTCAAGGGGCTGCAGGACTTCCGCACCGGCGACTGCTGGGTGGTACTGGCTGCCGAGACCAACCCGGCAGCCGATGGCCCGCAACCCAAGCGCAAGGCAGCAGCCGGTGCCGTGTTCGGCGTAGTGATCTGCGCCAGGAACTACCGCGACCTGCATGCGGACGCGGCCAAGGATGAAGTGATGATTTTTGCCGGTAAGGCCCGAGAGGCCCTTATCGGCTGGGCCCCAGCCGGCTGGAAGGATTGCATCTGGCTCAAGGGCCAGGTGCTCGATAGCGACAGCGACCGTGTGCTCTGGATCGACATTTACACCACCACCCACGTACTAGGGGGCAACCCGTGA
- a CDS encoding phage protease codes for MKTKRLPLAVALAACSFVLGAPAADNTIWVQVTPAGHFLPADGREIKVPSWHINQAVATKVIERFHATKNKRVVDYEHQTLLKEENGQPAPAAGWYTDLQWREGEGLFARVQLTARAAQYIAEGEYQYFSPVFLYHPTTGDVLDVQMGALTNAPAIDGMQELSLRAAASFGCFDDSPEENPVNQLLQALIAALGLAENTTEEQAVAALSAHTTNLRKLLGLDEKAGGEAMLAACTGLKAKATATPDPAQFVPLSVAEGLKADIAALTARLGERDDKDLDSQITAALEDGRLAKPMEEWARDLGKSNRAALTAYLDKAAPIAALASSQTQGKPPVTDEKNGLTKEELAVCSAMGLTAEQFKAAKAEEQ; via the coding sequence ATGAAGACAAAACGCCTCCCTCTCGCCGTTGCACTTGCCGCCTGCAGTTTCGTACTGGGGGCGCCGGCTGCCGACAACACCATCTGGGTTCAGGTGACCCCGGCTGGCCATTTCCTGCCGGCTGATGGCCGCGAGATCAAGGTGCCGTCCTGGCACATCAACCAGGCGGTGGCCACCAAGGTCATCGAGCGCTTCCACGCCACCAAGAACAAGCGCGTGGTCGATTACGAGCACCAGACTCTGCTCAAGGAAGAGAACGGCCAGCCGGCGCCCGCCGCGGGCTGGTACACCGACCTGCAGTGGCGTGAAGGTGAAGGCCTGTTCGCCCGGGTGCAGCTGACCGCCCGCGCCGCGCAGTACATCGCCGAGGGCGAGTACCAGTATTTCTCCCCCGTGTTCCTTTACCACCCGACCACCGGCGACGTCCTGGACGTGCAGATGGGCGCGCTCACCAATGCCCCGGCAATCGACGGCATGCAGGAACTCAGCCTGCGCGCCGCCGCGTCGTTCGGCTGTTTCGATGACTCCCCAGAGGAAAACCCCGTGAACCAATTGCTGCAGGCGCTGATCGCCGCCCTCGGCCTGGCCGAGAACACCACCGAAGAGCAGGCAGTCGCCGCGCTCTCCGCCCACACCACCAACCTGCGCAAGCTGCTGGGCCTGGATGAAAAGGCCGGTGGCGAAGCCATGCTGGCAGCCTGCACCGGCCTCAAGGCCAAGGCGACCGCCACCCCTGATCCGGCGCAGTTCGTGCCGCTGTCCGTGGCCGAAGGCCTGAAGGCCGATATCGCCGCGCTGACCGCACGCCTGGGTGAGCGTGATGACAAGGATCTCGACAGCCAGATCACCGCCGCCCTGGAGGACGGCCGACTGGCCAAGCCGATGGAAGAGTGGGCACGCGACCTCGGCAAGAGCAACCGCGCCGCCCTGACCGCCTACCTGGACAAGGCTGCGCCGATCGCTGCGCTGGCCTCCAGTCAGACCCAGGGCAAACCACCGGTAACGGACGAGAAAAACGGCCTGACCAAGGAAGAGCTGGCTGTTTGCTCGGCCATGGGCCTGACCGCCGAACAGTTCAAGGCCGCCAAGGCCGAGGAGCAATAA
- a CDS encoding gp436 family protein, which translates to MQYISLDDLAERPGARELAQVATKEGVRAVATDLMEATLRGADRSAWAADLVAVADDALQRIQDAVTEAESLIDGYLAKRSYPLPLSPVPKLVTGWARDIARYLLHKDRGGKEDSDPIVRNYKDALKFLGLVAEGKFSLGAEDPITSNPNQLDVRFESAPSVFDRTSRRAY; encoded by the coding sequence ATGCAGTACATCAGCCTCGACGACCTGGCCGAACGCCCAGGCGCACGCGAACTGGCCCAGGTGGCCACCAAGGAAGGCGTGCGCGCGGTGGCCACCGACTTGATGGAGGCCACCCTGCGCGGCGCTGACCGCAGCGCCTGGGCGGCTGACCTGGTTGCCGTCGCGGATGATGCCCTGCAGCGCATCCAGGACGCCGTCACCGAGGCTGAAAGCCTGATTGACGGCTACCTGGCCAAGCGCAGCTACCCGCTGCCGCTCAGCCCGGTACCGAAACTGGTCACCGGCTGGGCGCGCGATATCGCCCGGTACCTGCTGCACAAGGACCGTGGCGGCAAAGAGGATTCTGACCCGATCGTGCGCAACTACAAGGATGCGCTGAAGTTCCTGGGCCTGGTCGCCGAGGGCAAGTTCAGCTTGGGCGCCGAGGATCCAATCACCAGCAACCCGAACCAGCTCGACGTGCGTTTCGAGTCCGCGCCAAGCGTGTTCGACCGCACCAGCAGGCGGGCGTACTGA
- a CDS encoding DUF7210 family protein gives MSKQPETAAKQAAKPELHKVKLAKPHKHAGEDHPKGATITVTAPERDFLIRAGVVATPETTDAAAPAAE, from the coding sequence GTGAGCAAGCAACCCGAAACCGCAGCCAAGCAGGCCGCCAAGCCCGAGCTGCACAAGGTGAAACTGGCCAAGCCGCACAAGCATGCCGGCGAGGATCACCCCAAAGGCGCGACCATCACCGTGACCGCCCCCGAGCGCGACTTCCTGATTCGCGCGGGTGTGGTCGCAACCCCTGAAACTACCGACGCCGCCGCTCCGGCTGCCGAATAA
- a CDS encoding phage tail tube protein: protein MSESYYFGQGKLWIAEILAGGLLGPWVWIGDVSELSGQGAETRVQHRESFSGVNAMVRDFGKELGMTWNATMHQLDADNVGRFTRSRMSAQIAGTVTGEELPNPVADGDLIALDHMNVTDLVITDSLTPTPAELVRGTHFDYDVFGDVEILTLPTSPAPTQPLVAAYSHGATKQAAFLAGTDKNYALKYKGINLAENGAPILVELYKTSAGLLQQLSLITSGNQLAGSPVTFTTLLDSSKPASGDLGQFGRFVEMAA, encoded by the coding sequence ATGTCTGAGTCTTACTACTTCGGCCAAGGCAAGCTGTGGATTGCCGAGATCCTCGCGGGTGGTTTGTTGGGCCCCTGGGTCTGGATTGGTGATGTGTCCGAATTGTCGGGCCAGGGCGCCGAAACCCGCGTTCAACACCGGGAGTCGTTCAGCGGCGTCAATGCCATGGTGCGTGACTTTGGCAAAGAGCTGGGCATGACCTGGAACGCCACCATGCACCAGCTCGATGCCGACAACGTTGGCCGCTTCACCCGCTCGCGCATGAGCGCGCAGATCGCCGGCACCGTGACCGGTGAGGAGCTGCCGAACCCGGTGGCAGATGGTGACCTGATCGCGCTCGATCACATGAACGTGACCGACCTGGTCATCACCGACAGCCTGACGCCGACCCCGGCCGAGCTGGTGCGCGGTACCCACTTCGACTATGACGTGTTCGGCGATGTCGAGATCCTGACCCTGCCGACCTCGCCTGCGCCGACTCAGCCGCTGGTAGCCGCTTACAGCCATGGGGCCACCAAGCAGGCCGCCTTCCTGGCCGGTACCGACAAGAACTACGCGCTGAAGTACAAGGGCATCAACCTGGCCGAGAACGGGGCACCGATCCTGGTCGAGCTGTACAAGACCAGCGCCGGCCTGCTGCAACAGCTCTCGCTCATTACCAGCGGCAACCAGTTGGCCGGCTCGCCGGTCACCTTCACCACGCTGCTGGATTCCAGCAAGCCCGCCTCGGGCGACCTGGGTCAGTTTGGCCGCTTCGTTGAAATGGCTGCCTGA
- a CDS encoding Mu-like prophage major head subunit gpT family protein: MIINRANLQLLFTGYKAAFQNAFAGIQPDYAPFVLDVPSTTGKETYPWLGQTTGFREWIGDRVIQNLALHDYTIKNKTFENTVGVPRENIEDDSYGVFSPLMAQLGQDAAEHPGSLVYDLLSNGFTLPCYDGQNFFDTDHPVTNKAGAEVSKSNFQGGSGTPWFILDTSRVIRPIILQRRRNYQFVSMDQERDENVFMRKEYVYGADGRLNAGFGLWQLAYASRETLDATAFNDVFASMQTMTGDRDRKLGIRPRLLVVPPTLREQALEIVQAERGANGSTNINRNAVDVLVTPWL, translated from the coding sequence ATGATCATCAACCGCGCAAACCTGCAGCTGCTGTTCACCGGCTACAAGGCCGCCTTCCAGAACGCCTTCGCTGGTATCCAGCCCGACTACGCGCCGTTCGTGCTGGATGTGCCCTCGACCACTGGCAAAGAGACCTATCCATGGCTGGGCCAGACCACTGGCTTCCGCGAGTGGATCGGCGACCGCGTCATCCAGAACCTGGCTCTGCATGACTACACCATCAAGAACAAAACCTTCGAAAACACCGTGGGCGTTCCCCGCGAGAACATCGAAGACGACTCTTACGGTGTGTTCAGCCCGCTTATGGCCCAGCTTGGCCAAGACGCCGCAGAGCATCCCGGCTCCCTGGTGTATGACCTGCTGAGCAACGGCTTCACCTTGCCTTGCTACGACGGTCAGAACTTCTTCGACACCGATCACCCGGTGACGAACAAGGCCGGCGCCGAGGTGAGCAAGAGCAACTTCCAGGGTGGTAGTGGTACCCCTTGGTTCATCCTCGACACCTCGCGCGTGATCCGCCCGATCATCCTGCAGCGTCGCCGCAACTATCAGTTCGTGTCGATGGACCAGGAGCGCGACGAGAACGTCTTCATGCGCAAGGAGTACGTGTACGGTGCAGATGGCCGCCTGAACGCAGGCTTCGGCCTCTGGCAGCTGGCCTATGCCTCTCGCGAGACGCTGGATGCCACCGCCTTCAATGACGTCTTCGCTTCCATGCAGACCATGACCGGCGATCGCGATCGCAAGCTGGGCATTCGTCCGCGCCTCCTGGTAGTGCCGCCGACTCTGCGCGAACAGGCCCTGGAGATTGTCCAGGCCGAGCGTGGCGCCAACGGCTCCACCAACATCAACCGCAACGCCGTCGACGTGCTCGTCACGCCGTGGCTGTGA
- a CDS encoding DUF6631 family protein yields MAQRKKKQGIISAPEAPAAEGADDLQKLHPNLEAKLNGRVVVVREYGFVEGLQVRQQLKPFLDGLYELIKADSVPPLEQIMELVVAHLDDVLQAVATSADIEVEELRTLKDQDEGDALLYKWWTANGPFFYRRALSRILAERYRAAEAEKQRAGQTSMPASSAPATATSSE; encoded by the coding sequence ATGGCCCAGCGCAAGAAGAAGCAAGGCATCATCAGCGCGCCCGAGGCCCCAGCGGCCGAGGGCGCGGATGACCTGCAGAAACTTCACCCCAACCTGGAGGCGAAGCTGAACGGGCGCGTTGTCGTAGTGCGCGAGTATGGCTTCGTCGAGGGCCTGCAGGTTCGCCAGCAGCTCAAGCCGTTCCTGGACGGTTTGTACGAGCTGATCAAGGCCGACTCGGTGCCGCCCCTGGAACAGATCATGGAGCTGGTCGTTGCGCACCTGGATGACGTCCTGCAGGCGGTGGCCACCTCGGCCGACATCGAGGTCGAGGAGCTGCGCACGCTCAAGGACCAGGACGAAGGCGATGCCCTGCTTTACAAGTGGTGGACGGCCAACGGCCCTTTTTTCTATCGGCGCGCCCTAAGCCGGATTCTGGCCGAGCGTTACCGGGCGGCCGAGGCGGAAAAGCAGCGCGCTGGGCAGACGTCTATGCCTGCCTCATCCGCGCCGGCTACGGCGACGTCGAGCGAATAG
- a CDS encoding HI1506-related protein: MAGKSTATKAPAKAPTKSAEKAAPAAAEKLDNQLAAPTKSEAPGSDAGSSGQEAHPVVILGGDEIGAYLDMLEAAGENLGYLIQLSQLDEPLLRQVGQFVEIEGFAELPPEQLAMQIEAKVGIGAAVTPAPSTGDPDTAPAAPDTAAATSQPASAAPQASVGDAVVTQPGAEAQAAASPAGGNATDAVDGLDDDGDIEGLWVVAIPEQGFRRCGFRFTREGFGIALDALTAEQIEQLESEPNLKVERGIFSGRVGERVE, translated from the coding sequence ATGGCTGGTAAATCAACCGCTACCAAGGCGCCTGCAAAGGCGCCTACCAAGAGCGCAGAAAAGGCAGCCCCAGCGGCCGCCGAAAAGCTGGACAACCAGCTGGCGGCACCTACCAAGAGCGAGGCACCCGGCTCGGACGCCGGTTCGAGCGGGCAGGAAGCCCACCCGGTCGTGATCCTGGGCGGTGATGAGATTGGCGCGTATCTGGACATGCTCGAAGCCGCTGGGGAGAACCTGGGCTACCTGATCCAGCTGTCGCAGCTCGATGAGCCGCTGCTGCGCCAGGTCGGCCAGTTCGTCGAGATCGAGGGCTTTGCCGAGTTGCCGCCTGAGCAACTGGCTATGCAGATCGAGGCCAAGGTGGGTATCGGCGCAGCGGTTACGCCTGCGCCGTCCACTGGCGACCCTGATACCGCCCCGGCCGCGCCTGATACGGCGGCCGCCACCAGCCAACCGGCATCTGCCGCGCCCCAGGCGTCTGTGGGCGATGCCGTTGTGACTCAACCAGGTGCGGAGGCGCAGGCAGCGGCATCGCCTGCAGGTGGCAATGCCACTGATGCTGTTGATGGCCTGGACGACGACGGCGATATCGAGGGGCTTTGGGTGGTGGCGATTCCCGAGCAGGGCTTCCGCCGCTGTGGCTTTCGCTTCACCCGCGAGGGCTTCGGCATCGCCCTGGATGCACTGACGGCTGAGCAGATCGAGCAGCTGGAGAGCGAGCCCAACCTCAAGGTTGAGCGCGGCATCTTCTCCGGCCGTGTCGGCGAGCGGGTGGAGTAA